The Epinephelus moara isolate mb chromosome 21, YSFRI_EMoa_1.0, whole genome shotgun sequence DNA window AAATATGAAAGTATGTCATCCTCACTACAGGTGTCAGGATGTCCCATTAGCTGAACATTAATGTTCAACAATTAATGGAgggttttgcattttttaaaatctgtcttaaaacaataccACAGTCCCACACGTACACTGACTGAGTTGTCGGTTGCTGTGAGTGTTAAGCTGCAAAAAGATCCCTTCCCAATGTAAGTGATAGGGAAAGAAATCAAGTTCTTGTTCTGTGTCAAATGCATTTTCAAGTTTAGGCTAAAGCTTTATGTCAAATCAAGTGGACGTCCTCCAAAGTTACGGTTagttatagttacagtttacctATTTGTGTTTACCTGCATAGTGTTTCCTTGATAAGGGATAGGAGCACAAAGGGGAATTTTGTGCTGCAAAATTACTTATTAAGGTTTAACACTTtagatttcattttatttgtttcacacacagaaatataaatcacattaaattcaattaaattcaattttatttataaagcccaatattacatatcacaatttgcctcagaggactTTACAGtgtacgacatccctctgtcctttggaccctcacagcggataaggaaaaattccccccaaaaaaccttttaatgggaaaaaaataaataaataaaattaataataaatgtagtgtgtgtgagggtgggGTAGAAACTTGTAATGGcttatatattaaaaaacaaaaaactcacCCAAAGGACATACAAAAGGTAAAATATACACATACTAAATCATCAGTAcacttttttatcattttatttttttaacatagaCATTGACAAAGAGGAATCCGTTAACAAACCGACCACAGGATGCTTTACACAAACAAAGATTAAGATTCTTAGCCTGTCATGTTGGCTATTTATAGAGATGTGAATTATTACAAAACAATCTAAAACTAGAAGGTAAATCTGTAATCTTAAATCTCGTTTTAAGAACATGTTGGTGTCAAAAAATAGTCAAcagctgaaatttaaaaaagagtGGTATACCTGGTATAACAGGTTTGGAAAAAGTGATGTAATGAACGATTTCTGCAGCGGTGCTTTTTCTGTACAGAGTTTTACACAAGTTAAAAGTCCTTGCCCATACAATATTACAGTAGGTTCAGCCTTGTCTCATAGAAACAACCATTATGTGGCGGTGGGCACAAATGTGTCGAGTTACGTgctggcaacacaaaaacaatgtgaaTGCAAAGTCAGTGAGGATCTTTtgttgtggtggacacacaaattaaaggtccattgtgtaggatttagggggatatattggcagaagtggaatataatatcataagtatattttctttagtgtataatcacctgaaaataagaataattgtgtttttgttaccttagaatgagctgtttctaTCTACATAGGGCGCAGGTCCTCCATctccatgttgcaccaccatgtttctacagtagcccagaatggacaaaccaaacactggctctactgtagataggaccattcatgttttcagtgaaacattttcaaagtgaaactgttttattcaacGCTTTTACTAGTTTAAATGACCTGgcccgtttgttttggagaggaagagacctctgtggataattcacctcctggtaaaaaccacctgaatctctggatcttaagttatcagaggaagAAGGTGATCACAGATTAGCAGAGAAACAataatttgtaatgtgaaacagctttattcagtgttttaattggttttaatcacctgatctgtttgtttcggagaggaagagacctctgtggataattcggctcctggtagaaacctcctgaacgatGACCATGTAAGGatttctaaccaggagaagtttcagtatGCAACCCTTACTactagatgcctctaaatctccctaaatcatacgcactggacctttaaatataaagagcgagaaagtctgcatagggttAGGACTggatgggtggtggatgggtcgaacaaacatggactttcaaccaggagatcgctgttcatgtcccgtgtAACTACACAAATTATGTACATTTACATCACTTACGTCCTGTACGTAGTTATTTTAACcgaaaccatgatcttttcctgaacataaccatgtttttgttctctttacCTAACGAACTGTGACTGTTCATAACGGACTCTGCACtagcattgtttttgtgttgctagcatgtaattttaacacatttcatgccCACCACCATGTGTTGTTGAGAGGTCATGTCCATGTATTTCCATAAGACTGTGTTGGTACATTAATAATcaattattaataaattaagCTATGATATTAAGTTAAGAAACATGTATTGTGTGCAAAACGTCATAACACTTTGCACCTCTCCCAGCACCCTCCTCAGTAATCACCTGACGATTTGATCTCTAGGTCCTCCCTCAGGACGCAGAGATGGGCCAGTGGAGCTGCAGCCTCTTTGTGGTGTTTGTTCTTTGTGGAGCTTTTATCAGAGAAGCACATCAGGCTGCTATATCTGAGTTTGGGGGACACAAAGGCAGTCAGAGACATCTCCTGGTGGAAGAGGATGATAACACCAACCATAACAGTACGATTCAAAGTAAGTCACAAACCCTGTTGGGTAATTTACCATCATCTAAGTATTTACAACCAGGTGTGTTTCAGGAACTTTGAACTCTGTCACACTTCAGTTACGGGAAACTATTTGAATGGCCTGGTATTGACCTCACCAGAGgcaataaagtttgtttttccctGCTGTCTTTCCAGGAGCAGCTGTTCCAGACAATGAGAGCCCAAAGTCACTGGACTGGTCTTATATGGTTGCAGGTCTGGGCACAGTCCTCACCATCTCACTCCTCATCGTGATGACTGTCAAGTTCCGCCTCTTCCATCGCTTCTTGGCCAGCTACAGACACTCCCTGCTCCAAGAGACGGACGGGGTCAGCCAGTATGGCCATGATGTGCTGCCCTTCCCTCACAGTGTGTCGGGCAGGATGGGAGTGGCTGGAGGGACTCAAAGAGGGCTGGATGACGATGACGATGGCTTCATTGAGGATAACTATATCGAAGCCAGTGAGAAGAacagggcagagagagaggaagaggaggaagaggatgaggaaggGTTAGAAGACAGCGATGATGATCTTCAGTTCACAATAGGGTGATCAAATAAAGAGGGACTACagctaaaataaaattataccaTAGAAAAGATTCTGATTCACAGTCAACAGGAAAACAGTGATACCgaaatgttttggtttgtgagctcttaaagggacagttcaccccaaaatcaaaaatacatattttccctcttacctgtagatcTATTCATCAGTTAAGatagttttgatgtgagttgcaaagtgttggagatatcaaccatagagatgtctgccttctctccaatataatgaaactaaatggcactcagcttgtggtgctcaaagtgccaaaaatacatttggaaaacttTACAgactctccagaaatcatgacctggttactcaagataatccacatacCTTGTTGGGAGCAGTTTATGTcggaaatattttctttcttccaaaTTACACCCACTAACTGAATCACTGtgtagaaggaagtgtgcatctactgctagctcacctactgtagcaccactgagctagctaacgttacagcttacCTAAGGAGGACACCATTCATttttacatctcgcactgtgatgagcacaagcctctcatccatgagtagatgcacgcttccttctgcatggtgggTGTAgtcgtagtagtagtagttacAACAGGGTAAGAaacagagtgccatctagttccattatattggagagaagtcagacatctttacagctgatatctccaacactctgcaactcacagcaaaacaatctagattgataaatagctcCACACGTAAGAGGAAACGTAGGGATTTTTATGTTGGTGTGAACTGTCCATGTAAATAATGTCACACTAGAATATGCAAAACTATCAGTATCACAATAAAAGTCgagtttttaagtttaaaaaaagtttaaaaaaagaacaaatttgttttcagaatttttttcttttctcctttcaaattaataatttttgtaaACTCTAGGATTATCCTGTGACTCAGAGGGGCCTCAACCCACAGTTTGGGAACTGTTAACGGTGAACAGTAGGTGTATGATGAATGTGAAAGCTGAATGAGTCACAGTTGCTTCAAAACGCCCGAAGCTGCAGCAATGATGTGTCTTAAAATCATAATATGATGAAAGTTataacaaaaatgtataaaaagaagtaaatagattttttgaaaaatgttacTGCTTGTCTTTGAGTTCATTTGAGTACAGTATAGTAGTTGTATCACATGCTTCATGTAGGCTGGAGCAGGAGAGCAGATTCAGTGATAGAAAAAATGGAGATTACTTGTATaatagatcagtggttcccaactgatgggtcGTGGtgcaaaagtgggtcacaggtccattgtgaatggaccgcaagtgacttatGAATATGTCAAGCTctgaagtacagtaaatttaaGGCACAGAACCTTAATGTTGaggtgccatttcctgctgtagagtgactgacagacagctacataacagacagcaaactagcttggcaacatggccaaatgcaagtatagCGCTGAATgtatcaaactgtgtggaccttgaactaatgaccatggagaaatctggaccccgtggctggacaaGTAAGGAACTTTTGACCTAGATTATAACCACTGAAACTTTAATGGGTCTAGAGAGGCAACATTTGGACTGTACTGGGTCTTCACTAGACGTCACTTTGTCTACTTGGTCCTTGGTTGTATTGGCTGTTTTCCTGAAGACGATgcattaaaggtctagtgtgtagaaTTTTGTGGCATCAATCGGTGACAGCTGACCTTTGTGCCAAGTGTGTAAgtgaactatggtggccaaggCAAAAACATTGTCCTAAttacagccagtgtttgatttgtccattctgggctactgtagaacaacatggcagactttggaagaggacctgctccgtatgtagatataaacagctaatTGTACAGTCAAGAAAACACAATAGTTCTTATCTTCAGGTGataataaactaatgaaaacatagttatgagtattatattccatttctgccgaAGATGCCCCTAaatgctacacactggacctttaagtggaAATGTTGCCTGCCAGATTATCTCCATTCTGTCCTTTCATGAGTATAAATTGTTCCCTTTACAGCTGAAATCTGTAATTTTTAAAAACGAATAGATTGTGTATATATCCGTGTGTAAATTGTTGGAAGTTGCTGTTCACACTGGAGGTTGactgatattggattttttaatataataacaACATAATACAGAAAGTCTGGAACAGGAAAAAGCCAATAACCAATTAATTTGCCAACATCATTTGAACACTAAGTTCATACCTTGCCTCTGATAACATTTACctcagtaaaaatgaaaagacagagGATGGAGAAACACTCTCTGTACAATGGCAAATGGGCTTTACTGGTCATAACACAGATTTTCTTGTCATGTAACTGGTTGAAAACTATGCATTCAGTATTGCTTGGCTCTTGACGTCTTATGTTTTTCTGTATATTGCCCACAATCAAAAAGGTTTGGCCAACTAATAGTGCTACAGCTGTCGGGGTCCAGACAAACACTTCATTCAAATATGAGTTAAAATGAAGAACAGTACATTtggacacagtcacacagcagatGGGAGCTGCATCCACTGATCAGCTCCTTTTTGCTCCATTCATCACAACCCTGTGAATCCGAACTCAATAGGTGGAAGCTACACAGTCATCGGCCACTAATAACCCAAACCATTAAATGACAAATTTAGAAAGCATCTGTCAGGGAGGTAAATTATTGACGTTCAAGTCAAGTGGTTGGTTGGCGACATTTTGTCTGCAAATCAGCAGCAAAGAATTGAAACAAATTGAAACGTCAAACTCTTCATCATGTGTGGGAGGCAGGAGCCTGAGTGTATTCATGTGAGACAACAAagagtttttcatttgtttgtacAGTCTGAAATCATTTTATTGGAAATGCACTTTATGAATAAACTCTTTATAATTccagtttcattcattcattcattcattcactcacttTGCTGTGAACACAAGACTAAGTCTGACGTCTCCAATGAAGAAATGTATTCTGAACTTTCCTCTCACAGACTCGTTGAtcctttttctctgagtgaTTTTGCCCATTCAGTTAATTCAGATCAGGCTGGTCCTGCTGGAGGACGTCTCTCTCCTGACCTGGCTCATCTGTCCCCCTGAGACACTGAACACCCTGACAGCTTGACCCCCCAGCCTCCTCGCTCTGCTCAttctcatcatcatcctcctcctctgctcccttcTTCTTTGAAGGTAGATGAGCACACCGTAGCCCACTACAGCCAGAGCCATGCCCGCCCCAGCAGCCATCAGCACCAGGCTCGACACCAACATCTCCTTGCTGTCATGACCTTGGCTGCCGAGTGTGGCCACACAGAGAAGCACGGTCCCACAGAGCATCACCGCCAGCCCCACAGCTAAGATAAGTGCCGGGTCAGCCCTCCCGCCGCTCCTCAGTTGGTCGATCTGATGCCAGCTGCGCACGCAGTTCATGTCCTGGATGGCAGAGCTGAGGAGCAGCTTGAGCAGAACAGCCAGGGCTAAGAGGCAGAGGGTAGTTCCCACCCCGAGGCGCCATTCCCCggacaggctggtggtggtggagaggAGGCCCACGCCACCGAGCCCCAGCCCCAGTATGAGGGCAACAGAGGCGCAGTAGCACAACAGGGAGCGCCGTGGCTCTCTGAACCACCACAGCTCTACTTGATCTTCCAGAACACGTCGCTGCAGCAGCGTGGGGTCCAGGTAGAGACCTGGAGGGTGACGGATGGTGTGGCGGGGCTGGTAGAAGGTCTGCATGGCAGTAGTCGCAGCTCAGCCAGCCAAAGAACCAGACTGACACCTTGAGTGAATATGAATAATTCAACTGTTACTTTTCTATTCACCGCAACTATATAACTGTTATCAGCAACTGAGCTTCAACTCAGCCTCTGAGAAAAAGTACTCACTTGGTGTTAGATGAGTGTCATGTGCTGCTGTTCATCCATCTGCATCCCATCACACAACCTTAGTCAAAGCATGACAATAGTTTGATCGTGAAATCCAACTGTTGAttggtcttgttgtgttattctGCAGAAGACATGCTGCTTCACGTAGAAATAATCCAGCTTCAAGGAACTTCTTTCCAGTGGTGAAGTTGTAAATTTCATTTGCACAGGCTGCTCTCAGGAGTGAAACTCCTCACAGTGTAGATAATTGAGTTATCCTGGCTTCATGctggagacagacaaacagcgAGGACTCCAGCTGCAGAGAAGAAGGGACGTCCACTGTGTAACGCTCACTGTAAGGAGAGAAGTGATGATGATATTGACATCCAGGCTGGGCTGCGTGGACGTAGCCTGTCCACAGTGACTGTACTAGCGTCACAGATTGATGATCTGTGCCCTCCTCACACACTCTTCCCCAGTGCCAGGCAGGACAGAGGACCCCCCCTCCTGCCCTCATCACACGGGAGCACCATCTTGCCTGGTCAAGTGGGGAAAAAGACTGGTCACAATAGCAGTGTTGGATCATGGTTTGGACAGAGATTGGCGACATTGTCCACCATTCCCCGACACAGACAATGGGCTGACAGGCAAACACAATGACTGTGCTGCAGGAGGCGGGTGTGAGCCTTGGAGGGgtgttgtgttgctgttgtgGAGGGCTGAGTGATGTCAGTGACTACTGATAATGGTGTTTCTGTGATCCCGAGGATGGCGTCACTCGCACACTATGCTGAGCCTCTTAGATAGGCCACAGTGAATGCTGCCTCTCCTCAATGAGACGCTAACTGACACGGGCCTGCTGATCTGTGGCCTCCGGTAACACACcattagtttgacattttgggaaatacgcttCTTTTGCTTTCTAGACTGTTAGAAAAGAAGATCGATACCACACTCATATctataaaaaaagaagttacAGAGTAGAGACAGGTAGCTTAACATAAggatttttttcttgtgttgctTTAATCCGTACAACAACTGACATGTAAAAATGACGTTGCCATTTTACACATGGGTAAATGTTAGAATATTTCTTGGCAACAACATTAAACTCTAAGTTACTGCGCCACGCCATGAAAATAGTTGAAATGCATGTTAATCACTGAGCTTTAGAGGTATTTGTAGTTAAATTTGTCACCATTGGacaaagccaggctagctgtttccccctgtttccagtctttgtgctaagctaagctaattgtcCCACAGCTGTATAGCTTCATACAGTCTGTACGATTTAGTGGtgtctagtggtgaggattgcagattgcaaccagctgaaacttctcccagctaGAGCTGCTTtagtgttaattgttcaggaggtttttacagggagccaaatCTGCAGATGTCGCCTcgtctccaaaaaaaaaaaacgtatttaGCATGCCCACCACTTGCTTATGTGCACTCACTtttcttctctgataacttaagaactagatgttcaggaggtttccGCCTGGAGCGAAATTATCCACAGCGGTCTCTTCCTTTCCGaacacaaacagacccagtgatttaaataactaaaaacactgaataaagtagtttaacagtaaaaatctgtgtttttctgcttgTTGCAGATGGGTTTCTAACTATGGTGGTGgatacaaaaatgcaaatggcctcatctggagccagtgtttggtttgtccattctgagctactgtagaaacatggcgatctccgtaAACGAGGACCCTCTttctctatgtagatataaacagctcattctaaggtaacgacaacacaacaattcttattttcagatgattatccacttaagaaaacatgcaaaagtccccgtaaatcctacatactagacctctgacagacaaacacacaaatggtGTCAAATTCTCATTTCACTcttgaaaaaaagacaaaatgtcaaataattcCTTTATAAACTTGACTTTACCTGCCTGTTATAGTGACATTTCTTCTCCAGAATCATGGCATCTTTCTGCCCTATGTTTACCTGCACATTTACTtgacaacatttattttttatacacTGACTTTGATTTATTCTCTTGGGCTTTCAGGCTTTTTATTTATGAATGTAGAGGTGTTCGCCGCATGTATGAGCAAAAATTTAAAATCTAATCCTCATGCCTGACAAGAGAGTTTCTCTCACTTGTAAAGCGGCTGTCAGCTCACCTGTGATATTATGGAGTTACTGTCCAGTTAAAAAAAGCCACAGCTGTTCCTGTAACATTATAACCAGAGCTTGCATATAGCTACTTTTGAATGAAACAGTGCAAACTATCAGCAGAGTGAACTTACTTCTGAGCTAAGAGCAGTCAATGCCACAACATAACAGTGTCATCAGTGGTGATGTGATCATTTTCTGATGAACTCAAAATGCACTCTCTCCCCCTAGTGGACAATATCACTGAGTGTGCAGTTCAGTTATGATCTTCAGCAATGAAGTTTAGCCACATTTTTACTTTGTTGCCATGAGGGAGAGACTATTGCACTTACTTACAACATACGTCAAATCATTGGTTTGTACCAAGCGCTGATGCTGTGTCCTCTAACTGCTGCTGGTAATTAGCAGCCTACATTATCAGAGATGGTAATTGCTACCTTTCTGTCTGAATTTTAAtagcattacattacattttatgaTTGGAGAATGATAGCTTcatctgtttcatctgtttttctACAGTCTATTATTTCATTTGAATGGGCTGACTCACTAAAACTTCTAGTACCTACCTGTAACATAACTCTGTAAGAAATACAGGCCTATGAATTTCCATTCTAAAAacctggggccgtattcacaaagcttccttgtacaaagagttgctcctagtgatgaAATTCTAGGAAAATCCTTAAAACTGTGACGTTTTCTCAGAGGTTTTTCCTTAAAGTTGAGACTATGTCCTTATGAAGATAAAAGGTGAAAAAGCAGcagggagcagggaggaggacttttaagaggagaaaatggtggaaacacaaaggggtcagagaaatattctcaAAAGTCTGGATGACAATGAGTAAAttaaatgctacagattagatcataCAGGGATAATATTTGTGGTCAATTTTattagggatacacacacattttccacctaatgctgttattttaagatatttggaaaactggaaaaatgcaacagtgcagcagtgatgacttgagttTGTCTCAACCTTCcgtcagcagagtgatcacactaacaatgactttcacagtcagcagttcatttcatttccactgggtgtcctgcaggctcacaaaagggcatgactgtgacaaccaatcacacctgtTAAATGAATGCATCACACTGAGCAATGgatcaaccacacctcctcactaaggtaaaagtttttGTCTCTTCCTTGCTCAAAGTTGCTCTGataactttcctaaatcacttcTAGGCAAGGACTCCTCACGTAAAATGTTTAGGCACTCTCTAAGAGGATTCCCAGAATgcttgtgaatacggcccctgaaGGACATCATTTATTACAATGACCAGAATCAGTATGTGTACTGAGATGGGGTTGACTTGGCAGGTGCTGGTCAATCTTTTCAgtcagttattttgtttaagTGTTGAGTGCTGTGTCCTTTTCTaggaaagaaaatgtgaattcaAATGAGTCACTGGTGTGTGCCCAATCAATCTGATTCAACCACAAGGTGGCACCAAATAGCCATGTTACTTTGTGGCCATTGACACTGCACAGTCAGTTAAATCAACACATGAGGCACGACATTATTAGATTATTATAATAATGACACTTATTATTAGTTACTGTTACCAAACCTTGCTGTAGCCTTTGCTGCACCATCAATTATACACAGTTGCTGGGCAACTCTGGGCAACTGCAGAGTGTAGATTTGTCTGTATAATTGTTAATATGATAGAGACTACTGTATGTAATGGTGTTGCAGTAAGTTAATGATTGTTCTGTGTTTACTAGCCCAGGGACTGCAGATGGACATAAGCTAATAGCTAAACTTGGCATAAGTCATCTCTTTATTTTGAGactaatatgtttttttgttattgtgtgtgtgtgtgtgtgtgtgtgtgtgtgtgtgtgtgtgtgtgcatggtctTTGTTTAATGAACACTAATAATAACTCTATCAAGGCTTTTGGTCTCATTTTCACCACGCTATAAAACACAGTAATCATTTGCCTCGTGATAATTAGTTGAAGCAATTAGCCCCGCAACAAGAAAGTACAACAATATCTCAAGGAATTATAGTGACAGATTATCATATATACAATCTTTATAAACAGCTGTTAATTTCTATCTGTTTGTTAGTCTTATGGATGCCTGTTGCATTCTGGGAAAGACTCCAGAATGGCTCTAATAAAACTAGATGGACAAATGGatgaacagatgtgtttttaaattacatgtTATAAATTCCTGGACATAACATTTTATCATTCTGCTTTTTATTGAGTAGTTTACCAAAGGCGGCTACAATTCTAGCATGATATAGAGAGTGCAATCCATATGTGTTTGGACAGTCAGTGACTCATCTTTGCATTTGTTGTCTGCTGTTTAAATATTTGGACTATTTATTGATTAGGATAATGTACGATCCTATAAATTCCTCAGGTAATCTGGGACATATTTACTGAGTGTTCCCTGTTCCCCTCCTGTGGAACAAGCCTCCTGAATACCTGAGATCTGCCAAAACTGTCAGCTCATTTAAATCGGGGCTTGAAACATAATGGTTTATTGCAGTTTTCCAATAAATTAGATACAAGACTTGTTGTTAATCTGAAGTTATTTATTTGCGTGCGTTTgcttcttgtttttattgtcttttaaatCTAATTTCTTTCCAatcttttactatttatttgctttttcctcacttcttgtttttattgtctctgttaAATGCAATTTTAATGTTGTCTTATGTTTAGTGTATTTCTTTTTCCTTGTAAAGCACTTGAAATTGACTTGTGTTCAAATGGTGCTGTATAAAAACAACCGCCTTGCCTTACAGTGCTCCCTCCAGCACCCTTAAAGATGGACAGGACTTTAACGTCATAGTTACAGGTTCATTTTAAATATACTGAATATAGATTCACATCTACAGAAAATGTTAAAActgtcaaaatgaaaatatacttCTTAAAAACTCTGTGCAAGACAAGCCAATATGTTTTGGGCAAAACAATACTGGCTTTATTCGGCTATACAGGGCAGGTAGCCTATGTATAAAATATGAATTGGTTCTTTTGTGTAGGTTCATAAATGCAACTTGTTCCAGTTACCATAACAGCACCTCACCAGTGCAGTCTGAAGTACAGTGTCTACCCTCATACAAAATGTGAGGTGTTGTTGTTGCTGGAGATCAGCCTGTAGAGGGCAGCAGCATCTAAGTTTGGACTGCAGCCTGCAAGGCGCTGTTACAATGatactgtatatttgtatatgtatgaatttttatgttgctgttgtagctggttggttttaattactttatgaACTGTTGGGGAGTTAATGAGAATGCATAACATTTTATGAGCTCATCATATGTTTTGTATTAAACTCTTAATCTGCAAAATAAGTGGTACTAACATCTGTCAAATTAATGCAGTGGAGTAACGCAGCAGATAGAAATGCCCAAGTGAAGTAAAAGTGCTTAAAACTGCACTTCAGCAACCGCACTTACATTTTCACCACTGTGTAGATGCCCTAAAACCAGATACTTTGAGTGTCAGATGGTTGTTGACACGGAGCATCAGCAGTAAGTGGCTGCATAAGGTCCTTTGGCCACCAACACCCTCAaaatcctgtttatttttgtataacagcaaattagctttttttttttgtagtggtgatgcatatactgtatatatgtaaacacactgatcaGCTACAACATTAAACCCACTGACAACTGAAGTGAATGACATTGATCATCTCATTACAGttcagtgttctgctgggaagcCTTGGGtcttggcattcatgtggatgccacctgacacgcACCACCCATCCAAACACCGGTGCAGACCAAGTACAGCCTCTCATGAAGACGTCACTCCCCTGTAGCAGTGGCCTCCCAGCAGGCCATGCACCacgccacactgcaaaaactgctcaggaatggcccgaggCATGTGACAAAGAGCTGACCTGGATtccaatctgattgagcatctgAGGGACGTGTCCGTGCCCCAGAGCCACAGTGAGGCCTCCTTgaatcagacttggctctgacctgttgaggcatggacacaggacctctgggggtgtcgTCTTGTGTCTGGCACCAGAGTGTTGGCggtggatcctttgagtcctgtgggttgcgaGGTAGGATACTGGCATGTCCCATGGAAACTTGATCAGATTGATGTCTGATGAACTGGGAGGCAGATTGAtcccttgagctctttgtcactttgtctgggagtgctgttgccatgacagAGCGTACTTCATCTGTAACAgcgtttgggtgggtggtgccTGTTAAGTTACATCCCCATACATGCCAGGACCAAGGTTTCCTcacagaacattgcactgtaatgAGGTGAGCAatattattcacttcacct harbors:
- the LOC126383039 gene encoding leucine-rich repeat-containing protein 19-like, whose translation is MGQWSCSLFVVFVLCGAFIREAHQAAISEFGGHKGSQRHLLVEEDDNTNHNSTIQRAAVPDNESPKSLDWSYMVAGLGTVLTISLLIVMTVKFRLFHRFLASYRHSLLQETDGVSQYGHDVLPFPHSVSGRMGVAGGTQRGLDDDDDGFIEDNYIEASEKNRAEREEEEEEDEEGLEDSDDDLQFTIG
- the LOC126383035 gene encoding transmembrane protein 125-like, translated to MQTFYQPRHTIRHPPGLYLDPTLLQRRVLEDQVELWWFREPRRSLLCYCASVALILGLGLGGVGLLSTTTSLSGEWRLGVGTTLCLLALAVLLKLLLSSAIQDMNCVRSWHQIDQLRSGGRADPALILAVGLAVMLCGTVLLCVATLGSQGHDSKEMLVSSLVLMAAGAGMALAVVGYGVLIYLQRRREQRRRMMMRMSRARRLGGQAVRVFSVSGGQMSQVRRETSSSRTSLI